A single window of Drosophila suzukii chromosome 3, CBGP_Dsuzu_IsoJpt1.0, whole genome shotgun sequence DNA harbors:
- the LOC139352957 gene encoding uncharacterized protein yields the protein MSDTENSVRAQNESTSDVDYYRVKAQSILRQMSSMKCYLKADAVNQFDESDLLARMEWINSLNQAFDSAQTSLERLDFAEISSDHRIEFAEVFMDVKAKLSRGLAAHRKSQLPASTAANSTSIDITNNADLSFRSRKPRLPNLEIARFHGSYSEWPDFFATFTTVIGNDDELSDIEKLQYLRSSLGGVALETIRSLEPSNANFKKAMNLLVNRFDNKVLHFQAHVQAIFGLKGVEKGSSKGLRELSDCMNSHLRAIRTLANTQQILDGLLIHIVTRKLDQRTREKWEEDLSITELSTWDAMESFLEKRCRMMENLDQALVTQTPGQQKMLKALRC from the exons atgtctgatacggaaaactcggttcgggctcaaaatgaatccacaagtgacgtcgactactaccgagtcaaagcccaatctattttgcggcaaatgagctcgatgaaatgctatttaaaagctgatgcggttaatcagtttgacgaatctgatttgctggcgcgaatggaatggatcaattccttaaaccaggcatttgattctgcgcagacatcgttggaaagactggactttgcagagatctcgagcgaccatcggattgaatttgctgaagtcttcatggatgtgaaggcgaaactaagccgaggcttggcggctcatcgcaagtcacaattgccggcttcaaccgctgcaaattcaacatctattgacatcactaataatgcggatctttcttttcgatctagaaagcctcggttgccaaatttggaaattgctcgttttcatggatcctactctgagtggccggatttttttgcgactttcactacggtcatcggaaatgatgatgagctaagcgacattgaaaaattacaatatttgcgttcgagtttgggcggcgtggctctggaaaccatacgaTCGCTCGAgccctcgaatgctaattttaaaaaggctatgaatttgctggttaatcgatttgataataaagttttacactttcaggcacatgttcaggcaatattcggtttaaagggtgtcgagaagggatcttcgaagggtcttcgggagctgagcgattgcatgaattcgcatctgcgagcaattcgaaccctggccaatacgcaacaaattttggatggacttttaattcacatcgtcactcggaaactggatcagaggacgcgggaaaaatgggaagaggatttgtcaatcactgagctgtctacctgggatgctatggagtcgtttttggaaaagaggtgcaggatgatggaaaacttggatcaagccttggtaactcaaacaccaggccaacag aaaatgctgaaagccttgaggtgctaa